The genomic DNA TGAGTTGAATAAAACTTTTAGATTTAATGGCTACTATATTCAGTTTTATGGTCCAGGTAGAATTGAGGGTGGTCGAAATAGCTATATTGGTGAGTTATCTACTATACAATCAGCGTCAGAATGTGTTGTGGTAATTGGCGCTAATTGCCGAATTTCTCATAACGTAAGAATTTATACGAGCTCCGCTATGGCAGACTCTGATTTTTCCAAGCCTCCAGTGGGGACGAAGCAAGGAGATGTAAAAATCGGAGATTTTTGCTGGGTAGGCGCCAATGTATTTATAAACCCTGATGTGACCATAGGTGAAAACTCTGTCGTCGGGGCGAACTCCGTAGTGACGAAAAACATTCCGCCCAATGAAATTTGGGGTGGCGTGCCCGCAAAGCTTATTAGGAGAAAAGCGTGTGCTGCTATATAGTCGGTTTGTATTGCGGTGTGAAATGCGGTTTTTTGGCGGTTAATGATGTATTTATGATTGTGGATTAGATGCGGCTCTGCTGACGTGCTTGTTGTGGAGACTGTTGATAAGCTTGCTTAGTTTGAATAGGAGACTGCTTGTGAAAGCATTGATCACAGGTGCTGATGGTTTTATCGGTTCACACCTTACCGAACTGCTTGTGCGTGAGGGGTATGAAGTAAAAGCGCTTTCTCAGTATAACTCTTTTAATTACTGGGGATGGTTGGAGAATATTGACTGTTTGTCTAGTGTGGAAGTGGTTAGCGGGGATGTTCGAGATCCCCATTATTGCAAACACGTCACCAAAGACGTTGATTTGGTTTTTAATCTCGCCGCTTTAATTGCTATCCCCTATTCTTATGTTGCTCCGGATAGTTATGTCGATACCAATATCAAGGGTACGCTAAATATTTGTCAGGCCGCCTTGGAAAATGGTGTGAAGCGAGTCATACATACATCAACCAGCGAAGTATATGGCACCGCTCAATATGTACCTATAGATGAGAATCACCCATTGCAGGCGCAGTCGCCTTACAGTGCATCGAAAATTGGTGCCGATGCGATGGCGATGAGCTTTTATAATTCGTTTGACCTGCCTCTGACTATCGCCCGGCCATTTAATACCTACGGTCCTCGTCAGTCTGCGAGAGCGGTGATTCCAACCATTATCACTCAGATTGCCAGCGGGAAAAAACAAATTCAATTGGGCGACACTACCCCTACCCGTGACTTCAATTATGTCGCTGATACCTGCCGGGGTTTTCTGGAGTTGGCTCGGTGCAGCGAAGCTATTGGGGAGACAGTGAATATCGGCTCAAACTATGAAATATCCGTAGGCGATACTTTGAACCTCATTCGTGAGTTGATGGGGAGTGATGTGGAATTCCTCACAGATCAGCAGCGGATCCGCCCTGGTAAGTCTGAAGTATTCCGTCTGTGGTGCGATAATACCAAAATCCGTGGGCTCACCGGCTTCGAGCCACAATATGACATTCGTCAGGGGCTTCAGAAGACAATTGACTGGTTGTTGCTTCCCGAGAACTTGGCCAAATACAAAGCCGATATTTATAACGTTTGAGGCGCTCTTATGTTCGACTCTCTAATCCAGTTCGTGCGTGCGCAATACCGTACAAACGATTTTATTCCACTTCACGCGCCTGTTTTTTTAGGGCATGAGCGTGATTACGTGGTGGAAACGATCGAGTCGACGTTCGTTTCAAGTGTGGGCGCCTTTGTTGATCGCTTTGAGCGGGATATGGCTTCTTACACCGGGAGCCCCCGAGCAGTTGCGACGGTGAATGGCACAGCGGCACTGCACGTCGCATTGTTATTGTCTGGGGTTGAGGCTGGTGATTTGGTCGTGACTCAGTCATTGACATTTGTAGCGACGTGCAACGCGATTGCGTATTGCAACGCCGAGCCAGTGTTTGTTGATGTTGATCGCCATACGTTGGGGTTATCACCGAAGGCCCTTGAAATTTGGCTTGAGAACAACGCGCAGCTGAGTGCCGATGGCTTATGTCGGTATAAGGCGACCGGGCAGATAGTGCGGGCCTGTCTTCCAATGCACACCTTTGGCCATCCGGTTGAACTGGATGACTTGTTGGATGTGTGCATCCGTTGGGGGCTGGTTCTGATTGAGGATGCAGCGGAGTCGTTGGGTAGTTTGTATAAGGGGCGTCACACCGGTTGCTTCGGTCGCTTGGGCACCCTGAGTTTTAACGGAAACAAGATCATTACGACCGGCGGTGGCGGTATGATTCTGGCTAATGAGGAATGGGGAGCCAAGGCGAAGCACCTTACAACCACTGCCAAGCAACCTCATCCCTACGAGTATGTGCACGATGAGCTCGGCTACAACTATCGTCTGCCTAATATAAACGCGGCACTGGGGTGCGCGCAGTTGGAGCAGTTGGAGGGCTTTATTGCGTCCAAGCGAGAGTTGGCGTCTAACTATGCGGAAGTATTGAAAGGGAGCGATTTGCAGTTTGTTAAAGAGCCTGAAGGCTGTCGGTCAAACTACTGGCTGAATGCTGTAATTTGCGCTAATAAGGTTCAGAGAGACGAGCTATTGAAGGCTACCAACGACACTGGCGTCATGACCCGGCCTATCTGGAAGTTGATGAATCACCTCCCTCTCTACGCTAAGTGTCTGCGGGGGGACTTGACAAATTCCGAGTGGCTATCAGCGCGCATCGTGAATTTACCAAGTAGCGTTGTGCCGGAGATACCAACGTGAAACGCAAGATAGCCATTTTTACCGGCTCGAGGGCTGAGTACGGTCTACTCTACTGGTTGATGAAAGACCTTCAGTCGAGTAGCGAAGTTCAGTTGCAGATCATCGTAAGCGGGATGCATCTATCGCCTGAATTTGGGGAGACATGGCGTCAAATTGAGGAGGATGGTTTTCACATTGATGCAAAGGTAGAGATGTTGCTTTCATCGGACTCTGCCGTTGGAATCGTAAAATCAATGGGCGTTGGTACGTTAGGTTTTGCCGACGCTCTAGATCGGTTGCAACCGCACATGTTGGTGGTTCTAGGGGACCGTTTCGAAGCATTGGCAATTGCGCAGGCTGCTTTGATAATGCGTATCCCCATTGCACACCTTCATGGTGGCGAAATTACCGAGGGTGCTTATGATGATGCTATTCGGCACGCCATCAGTAAAATGGCTTATCTGCACTTTGTGGCCGCTGAGCCCTACCGTCAGCGTGTCATTCAGATGGGGGAGTCGCCGGAGCGTGTCTTCAACGTCGGGGCCGTCGGAATTGACCATTTGCTACGTGCTCCGAAGATGAGCATTGAGGTGCTTCGAGAAAGTCTCGGTTTTGACTTGCATTCACCTTATCTCGTCGTCACCTACCATCCGGTCACGGTGATGGATGAAGACCCTCAAGAGAGTTTCATTGCACTCACCGAGGCGCTGGATAAATTCCCCCAGTATCAGATCATATTCACCTACCCTAATGCTGATAACGGTGGTCGAGCTATCATTCCGTTACTTGAAGCCTATGCACAGGCGCAGCCTGACCGAGTATTGGCTATTCCGTCGTTGGGCTTCAGACGTTATTTGTCTGCGATCTCCATGGCATCTGCTGTAGTGGGTAATTCTTCGAGCGGGATTATCGAGGTCCCAGCTTTTGGAATTCCAACAGTAGATATTGGCGTTCGGCAGAAGGGCAGGTTAGCAGCCAACTCTATATTGCACTGTGACCCGAATAGCGATTCAATCGAGCAGGCGCTTCACAAGGCGCTGACATCTGAATTCGCAGCAGCGTGTAAAACTACTGTCAATCCGTACGGGAAGGGCGATGCTTCAGAGGCAATCTTAAAGGTCCTGGAGAATTACGACGGGGCGTCCCACAAATCATTCCATGATCTGAGCTGACACATGAAGCACTACGATAGAGACGCGGTTTACGTTATCGCCGAGGCTGGCGTAAATCATAACGGTGATCGAGAGCTAGCCTTTGCTTTGGTGGATGCCGCGGCAGCCGCTGGCGCCGATGCTGTAAAATTTCAGACCTTTATTGCTGCACGTCTGGCTTCGAAAGAAGTCCCTAAAGCGGCTTACCAGAAAAGCAGCACGGATGAGGCCGAGAGTCAGTTGGCGATGCTCAGTAAATTAGAGCTGCCGCGGGCTTGGCATGTTGACTTGCAGAGCTATGCTCGACAGAAGGGAATTGATTTTCTTTCTACCGCTTTCGATTCAGATAGCCTAGCTTTTCTGTGTGATCTTGAAATGCCTCTATTCAAGGTACCCTCCGGTGAGCTGACAAATGGTCCATTGCTGTGGCAGTTCGCTCGCACCGGTAAAAAACTAATATTGTCTACAGGCATGGCGACCCTCTCGGAAGTCGAGCAGGCGTTGGCGATAGTTGCACATGCTTTAGAGTTCAGTAGTGAGCCGGCAGATATGGATGACGTCTGGCGTTGCTGGAGTCATCAGGAGTCGAGAGCAAGGCTGCAGGGGCATGTGGTATTGCTTCATTGCACCTCTCAGTACCCAACGCCATGGGGTGAGGTTAACCTTAGAGCTATGGATACCTTGGCGACGGCTTTTGGGCTTGACGTAGGTTATTCCGACCACACTAAAGGCAGCTTGGTCTCTATCGCAGCAGTAGCTCGAGGAGCAAGGGTTATCGAAAAGCATTTCACTCTGGATCGATCATTGCCCGGCCCGGATCACCTGGCGTCGCTCGAGCCTGAAGAGCTCAAGACGATGATAGATGATATCCGTGCTCTACAGGAAGCGTTGGGTGATGGAGCTAAAGCGCCCCAAGCTAGTGAGTGGGATACTCGTAAGGCTGCCCGCCAGCAGGTCGTTGCGGCTTGCGACATTGCCGAAGGGACGCTGCTCAAAAGGGAGCAATTAACCACGGCAAGGAGTGGGCAAGGTTTACCGCCGACTGCTTTGTGGGCGCTAGTGGGGCGCCGTGTGGGCCGCTCCTACAACGCAGGTGAGATCATTGAGCTGTGAGCATGAGCAAGCGGTTGGTGATGCTGGGGGCTGGAGGTCATGCGAAGGTGCTATTGTCGCTAATTCAGGCGATGAAGCTGGACCTGTTAGGTCTTTGTGACCCCGGATTGTACGCTCAGGGTGTTTCCCAGTGGCGCGGTATCAAGGTTCTGGGTGGCGACGAGGTGCTTGATGAGTGGGGGCCCGCATCTGTAGACCTGGTCAACGGCATAGGTCAACTTGTGGGTGGGGCGGGGCGGCGGGACATATTTGCGAATTTAAAGTTGAAAGGGTTCCATTTTCCTGTCCTTGTCCATCCTGCCGCATGGGTCGACCCCACGGCGCATTTGGAGGAAGGGGTGCAGGTCATGGCTGGGGCGATAATTCAAGCAGATGTCGTTATTGGCTCGAATTCGATCATTAACACCCGGGCCGTGATCGATCATGACTGTTGCGTGGGAAAGGACGTTCATGTCGCCCCCGGCGCGACAATCTGTGGAAGCGCTCAGATACATGATCACGCTTTTATTGCCAGCGGTGCCACCGTGATCCAGGGAATAACGGTCGGAGAGGGCGCCGTCGTTGGCGCGGGGGCTGTGGTGGTTCGTGACCTCGCGACCCGACAGATTTTGTTAGGTCCAGCGGTGCGTAAAAAAGCCGTTTCGCGCGATGACTAAGGATTATTTTGTATGCAAAAGTGGGAATCAGTACTCGTAGGCCCGGAGACATCTCTCGAAGAGGCGATCGCAACACTTGATCGCATGGCGTTGCGCATCGTTCTGGTTGTAGATGCCGAGAGACGTCTGTTGGGGACTTTAACTGATGGTGATGTGCGACGTTGCTTACTCAAGCACCTGCCACTGGATATTAGTGTTAAGGAGGTCATGTGCGCTTCGCCGCAGACGGTTGAGCGGAGTTGGAGTAAGGAGCGCATGCTAGCGGTTATGGAGAAGCATCAACTGCTGCAGTTACCCGTCGTTGATGCCCTGCAACGCGTTGTGGGTTTGGAAACCCTCCATGGGCTTTTGCAGAAACGACAATATGATAATCCTGTCTTCCTTATGGCCGGCGGGTTTGGATCGCGTCTGCGTCCGTTAACTAAAACCTGTCCAAAACCTTTATTAAAAATAGGTGATAAACCTATTCTTGAGCTTATTCTCGAGAGTTTCATTAATGCCGGGTTTTATCGGTTTTTCATTTCTACGCATTACATGCCAGAAATGATCCGTGAGTATTTTGGCGATGGCAGCCGTTGGGGCGTAAGCATCCAGTATGTTCATGAGGAAGAGCCTCTGGGTACGGGCGGTGCATTAGGGTTGTTGCCTCATGATGAAATTGATTTACCAATGTTCATGATGAATGGCGACCTGCTCACCACCTTGAACTTCCAGAACCTGCTGGAATTTTATCAGGAGCATCAAGGTGTGGCGACCATGTGCGTGCGAGAGTACGAACATTGTGTGCCCTATGGTGTTATCCAAAGTGAAGGGCATCGGATTCGTTCCATGGTGGAGAAACCAGTACATCGTTTCTTTATTAATGCGGGAATCTATTTGCTCTCACCTGAATTAGTAAAAAGCGTTGTTGCGGGAACTCGTATTGACATGCCCACATTGTTGGAGCAGCAGATTGCGAAAGACAAGGATGTAAATATGTTCCCCATACACGAATACTGGCTTGATATAGGCAGAATGGAGGATTTTCAACGAGCGCAATCTGACATTTCAGGTTTATTCAATGGGTAACTACAATGTAGATATCCTTGCGGTGGTGCCCGCCCGAGCGGGTAGTAAGCGTTTACCTGGAAAGAACCTTTTGGATCTGCACGGTAAACCGTTAATCCGTTGGACGCTTGAGGCAGCCCTCGAGAGTCAAGTTGTCGATCAGTTAGTCGTTAGCAGCGATGATGATGCGATTCTGGCGGAAGGCATTCGACTCGGTCTTCACACAATTAGGCGTCCAGTCGATCTGGCTAGCGACACCGCAGCGACCGTCGATGTGCTTGTTCATACATTGGAGTCTTTGGCCAAGGAGGGAGTGCGGCCTGCCCGACTGATGCTCTTACAGCCGACTTCACCTCTGCGCAAAGCTGAGGACATCTACCAGGCTGTGCAATGTATGGATAAGACGAAAGCAGAGAGTATCATCAGCGTATGCCGGTGTGAGCACTCGCCGCTGTGGAGCAACACGCTAGAGGCTGACGGGTTTATGGACGACTTTTTACGGCCGGAAATATTGAATCAACGTAGCCAGGATCTTCCTGTGTATTACCGCCTGAATGGCGCAATTTATTTGGCTAAAACGGAAAGCTTTTTAAAGTCGCGAGGTTTTTTTATGCGTAATAGTCAAGCTTTTATAATGCCGACGGAAAGGTCGATAGATATTGATACGCCTCTAGATTTTAAGGTGTGTGAATATCTTTATGATACCATGGATAAATGAAAGTGACTTTTTCGAAACTCAGGTTGTTGCTATTTGCGATCTTTCGCAAAAATTGCTGGTCTAACCTTGAGGCGTCCGATGTTTTAGTTGTTCGACACGATGCGGACTGCGGATATCAGCACGCGGGGAAAGCGTATTCTCCGATAATTGATACAGTTGTTGAGGAGTGTTTTAAGAAAAATATAAGCGTTCAGTCTGTTGCTACACCTATTAGTCGGCTCGTGGGGGCGCGCGCTTATAATTCACCTGCAGCCTTTAATCGTTCCCTGTCATGGATTGCATTGTGGGTGCGAATGCTGTCTGTTTTTATCGGGCGGGAGAAAAGTAAAGAGTATGGGGTGTCAAGAAAGGCTGTTGTATGGTTAAAAATATTGAATTTGGTTAAACCCAAAATAGTAATAGGTATACAGCCCGACCTTGCTCTCTGTCGAGCTTGTAGACTTTTAAATGTTCCTGTATATGATATCCAACATGGCGTTATTTCTAAAGATAACAAGTGGTATGGGGATATTTTACCAAACAAAGTCGCCGTCTCGGATTTGCCGGATGGCTTTTTATGTTGGGATCGACAAAGCGCAGAGTATCTAAAAAGTTGGGCTCCCGCGCGTGGTGTTACAATTAATGTGATAGGTCATCCTTGGTTTCAGCGATTCCAGTTTCCGAGCGATAACGACTTACTGGTTCAGGATGCACTGAGAAGTAGCAGAATTTTTTTCGATGAAAAACCCATTATTTTGGTGGCTTTACAATGGGGGTTACATATTCATTACTATTCCGATATCGACTTCAACAAGGTTATGTGTAAGGCGCTGGAGTCAGTGATTAAGCGGACTCATAATCGATATAACTGGTTGTTACGTCTGCATCCGATTCAATTGACGGGCGATGAGGGCGAGTACTGCGAGGCGTATTTGGATCAGGAATTTGGTGGCTTTGCTGGAGTAGAATGGCATCGAGCAAGTTTATTGCCGCTACCCATATTACTATCTCAAGCCAGCTTACATATAACTGATATGAGTTCTGTGGTGATCGAAGCCTCCTGGTTTGGATTACCTTCTGCGCTGTTGAATCCTTATTTAAACAAGGGCGGAATTCTTGAAGGCCTATATGACTATGAGCGTCGCTCTGGAATAGCAACTGTTGTTGAGCAGAATGCCGAGGCTATAGAGTTGTGGATAAGTGAAAGGCTCTCTTGCGCTCAAGCCGCTCCGAGCGTCGTTCCTGAGGGCGGCATCCAGGCCATACTGGATAAGGCGATGATGAAAGCATGAATAAGCGTAAGATTTCTGTCATTAATTACGGAGCCGGTAATATCGCCTCTGTAGTCAACATGATTAAGCATGTCGGTGGGGAGGCTGAAATAATTTCCTGCCCCAGTGATTTGTCGAACGTTCAAAAATTGCTGCTCCCAGGCGTTGGTGCCTTTGGTCACGCTATGGAGTGTTTGCGGACTGGTGGCTGGCTTGCTGAACTCAATCAGGCAGTATTGCAGCGTAAGGTCCCCGACTCTAGGCATTTGCTTGGGCATGCAGCTGATGTGTAAGTCAAGTGAGGAAGGGCAGGAGGCTGGATTAGGATGGATCGACGCCAGAGTGAGACGGTTTGAGTTTCAGGATAACGTGGGTAGATTGAAAGTTCCGCATATGGGGTGGAACGCGGTAAGTATTGTTGGTGAGGATTCGCTCGTTTCCAGCGAATCATTGGAGCGGCGCTTTTATTTCGTGCACTCTTATTATGTGGAGTGTATGAACAAATCGGATGAAATGTTTATCTGCAACTATGGAAGAGATTTTGTTGCAGGCTTTCATCGAGAAAATATGTGGGGGGTGCAATTCCACCCCGAGAAGAGCCATCGGTTTGGCATGGAACTATTCAAGCAGTTTTTAGAGGTGTGACTTGCTGGGACATCGAGTAATACCAGCTTTACTACTACGTGATAACGGTTTAGTAAAGACGCAGCGTTTTGGCAAGTCAAAAATACGTTGGCGATCCGATCAACGCTATCCGCATTTTCAATGAAAAAGAAGTGGATGAGCTCGTTGTTCTTGATATTGATGCCACTCGTCTAAAGCAGCCCCCAAATTACGCGCTGATTGAGGAGTTTGCGGCTGAGTGCTTTATGCCGCTTGGTTACGGTGGCGGAATAAATACCGTGGAGCAAGCACGGACTTTATTTTCGCTTGGCGTTGAGAAGGTTATTTTACAATCTGCAGCGCTAGACAATCCAAGGCTTATAGCTGAATTGGCTTCGCGCTTCGGCAGTCAAAGCATCGTAATATCTATTGATGTAAAGCGCGACTGGTTAGGTCGAATTAAGCTTTGGTCAGCCTCTTCTCGGCGAAAACTATCCGCCGATTGGCTGGCAGTCATGAAGGAATTATCCTCAGTCGGAGCGGGGGAAATCCTTCTGAACGCTGTTGACCGTGACGGTATGCAGAATGGTTATGATTTGGACGTGATAAAATCCGCCGCTTCAGTCCTTGATATTCCATTGGTTGCCTTGGGCGGTGCTGGTAACATGGGGCATTTGCTCGAAGCCGTTCAAGCGGGAGCTTCTGCGGTAGCCGCGGGTAGCTTATTTGTTTTGCAAGGACCTCATCGAGCTGTACTGATTAGTTATCCCAGTTACTCAGCGCTTGAGTCGTTATTTAGGAGTTCAGATGTATCATAAAAAATACCAGGTATGCACACGGTGCGTGATGGATACCTCAGCCACTGATATATCCTTTGACGTCAATGGAATTTGTAATTTTTGTTCGTATTTTGAAAGGCAGATTAGCAAGATTGTTTTCGTTTCAGAAGAGGAGCGAGCAATACAACGCAAACTCTTTATAGATAAAGTTAAACAAGCTGGTAAGGGCAAAAGATACGATTGTGTAATGGGGTTGTCTGGCGGTGTGGACAGCTCATATGCACTTGATCTTGCGGTAAAGGAGGGGTTGAGGCCATTAGCTGTACATATGGATAATAACTGGAACTCCGAATTGGCAGCAAATAATATAAAAAATCTTGTTTCGGGGCTTGATGTCGATCTCTACACCCACGTTATCGAGTGGCCGGAATATAAGCGTCTCATGCAGGCTTTTTTTGATGCGGATGTTATCGATGTTGAATTGTTATATGATAACGCGATGCTCGCAGTTAATTTTGCTCAAGCGCGAAAGTATGGAATAAAGTATATCCTCTCAGGAAGTAATTCTGCTACTGAGGGTATGCCCATGCCAGAAGGTTGGAATTGGCGAAAGTGGGATAAAAAAAATATTAAGGCATTGGGTGCGCTTGGTGGTGTTAAATTAAAAACATTTCCGTCCGTTGGTACGCTTGATTATATTGTCAATCGTTTGGTGCGTAGAATCCAATGGGTTTCCTATCTCGATTTTTATGATTATCAAAAGAACCAAGCTTTGGATGAGCTTGAAACAAAGTATGGTTATAAACGTTACCCCTATAAGCATTACGAGTCTATCTTCACTCGCTTTTATCAAGGATATTTGCTTCCGGAAAAGTTCGGCGTGGATAAACGAAAATTACATTTAGCTACGCTTGTAATGAGTGGTCAGATGAGTCGTGATGAAGCGTTGGCCAGGCTTGAAGAGTCGCCTTACCCGTCAGAGGAAGGGTTGGAAACAGACAAAAAATACTTTCTCAAAAAAATGGGTTGGGATGAATCTACGTTAAGGGCTTACCTTGAACGCCCCGAAAAGCGACATGATGAATATCCAAGCGACCGAGCGCTATGGGATGGGATGAAAAAAATTTATCATAAGTATTTTAGAGCGGCCTCTTAAAGCGTAGTGATCCATAGGCTGTTCGCTAGAAAATAAGGGGTGCCAACACAGCCCCTTATTTACGGCATATGTATATTTCTAAAAGCCACGAAATTGATGTTCGTGATGCGGTGTCGCAGCGAGGGGAAAGATGAAGCTGTACATGAGGAAGTCGACATTTCTGTTATTTTTCTTCGCGGTTTCTGCAGTTTTGTTCTACGCTTTTTTGGGTAGGTACATGCTTAGCGGTGAGATTGATTTCAAATTTTTTGCAGACTCACTGACTTACGAAAAGTTATATCAAGAGTCAGATTTTAAATCTTTTTCTGAAATGATTTCTTGGGATAGTAATTATTTTGGCCCATTGGTAATTTTAGAGGTCTTCGGCGGTGACCGTGTTTTAGTGCTCTGTTTTAATATTGCTCTAGCCTTTATTTCCTTGTGGTTGGTTAGAACCGGTGATCAGTATGATTGGGTTCTTTTTGTTTTTTTGTTTTTTTTGAGTCCGATCACATTTTCTAGTTTGCTCTCTATTAACAAGGAAATAATCTCCTTGTTAACAATGTCGTTGCTTGTTGCTTGGTTGTTTCGCAGGAGTGCGGGCTATTTGATTTTGGCGTTTATTTCGTCTTTTTTGGTTCGTTGGCAGCTCTCTCTTTTTATTTTAGTGGTTTTTTCAGCCTTCTCATCCATCAATCCATTACGACATCAACGTGTGTTTTTTTTGGCGCTTCTGTTATCAGGTATCTCTATAGTCTATTTTTTTATAGGAGATCAATTTGTTGGTGTAAATAGTAATGCTGATAGAGGCGCCGCCATAGATGAAGGCAGTGGAGCATATGTTTTCCTCAACGATGCTCAGCGGAATGGACTTTATTTTTTGGTTTTTATACCTAAAGCGCTTCATGCTATGTATGGTTTGGTGTTTAGGGTAGGTAATGTGTTTGATTTTAATGATGTTTATAATAATGTAGTGGTTACACTGCATTGTCTTGTTGCATTTTTGTTTTTTTTGATTATTTTTTTTCGTCGACGTTTAAGGTTGAGTGATGATTTGATTTTTATCGCGGTCATTTATTGTTCTATATTTGTGCTGACTCCGATTTATTCTCCGAGGTATTTTTATCCGGTGTTCTTTTTGTCCTGTCTGGTTCTAGCGCGGCGCTCTGAGTTTGTTGGGGTAGTCAAGAACTTTGGCTCACAGGCTAGGCTTGGTTAGATAGCTGCGGAAATAAAGAATGTCAGTATTGGCTAGCGAGGGGAATGGCATGAAATTTTTTAGTTTTGCTTCGGTCTGGCCAATGATAGTTGGGTTCGTATGAGCGTTAATAGTTTCAAAATTCTGATGGTCAGCCACGTCTCCCCTGACTCCATATATGGAGCCGGTTCCAGCTTGCGTCAGCATATGAGTCTGATGGCAAGACACCAGTTATCGCTGTTTTCACCTGTGCATAGGGTGGTTTCTAGTGTTGGGAAAGACGTACATGT from Pseudomonas beijingensis includes the following:
- a CDS encoding N-acetyl sugar amidotransferase — protein: MDTSATDISFDVNGICNFCSYFERQISKIVFVSEEERAIQRKLFIDKVKQAGKGKRYDCVMGLSGGVDSSYALDLAVKEGLRPLAVHMDNNWNSELAANNIKNLVSGLDVDLYTHVIEWPEYKRLMQAFFDADVIDVELLYDNAMLAVNFAQARKYGIKYILSGSNSATEGMPMPEGWNWRKWDKKNIKALGALGGVKLKTFPSVGTLDYIVNRLVRRIQWVSYLDFYDYQKNQALDELETKYGYKRYPYKHYESIFTRFYQGYLLPEKFGVDKRKLHLATLVMSGQMSRDEALARLEESPYPSEEGLETDKKYFLKKMGWDESTLRAYLERPEKRHDEYPSDRALWDGMKKIYHKYFRAAS